A single genomic interval of Macadamia integrifolia cultivar HAES 741 chromosome 6, SCU_Mint_v3, whole genome shotgun sequence harbors:
- the LOC122080720 gene encoding protein BASIC PENTACYSTEINE7-like — translation MDEKGRLGIRNWDFSEQSPGVNTVLKPVSGVPLPGGTAEYQAAFLKMGTYSNRNSMISEANAEASSMDYTGHWVHQRNFLPSTKASSSPLQAIPLNAEMTVPTDGPTHNGGVGTKSSKIRKQQPSSKKPNHVATKALRPKQPKKKNPDSAKRKSNPVSTAKREKKNVDVVSGEAAFDFSRLPAPVCSCTGITRQCYRWGAGGWQSSCCTTSISEYPLPMSSSRPGARMAGRKMSSGAYSKLLQKLAAEGHDFSHPIDLKTHWAKHGTNKFVTIK, via the coding sequence ATGGATGAGAAAGGTCGTTTGGGTATTAGGAATTGGGATTTCTCAGAGCAATCCCCAGGTGTGAATACAGTGCTGAAACCTGTTTCTGGTGTTCCGTTACCTGGTGGTACTGCCGAATACCAAGCTGCCTTcttgaagatgggaacatattCTAATAGAAATTCAATGATCTCTGAAGCTAATGCAGAAGCATCATCTATGGACTATACGGGGCATTGGGTCCATCAAAGAAACTTCTTACCTTCCACAAAAGCCAGTTCAAGTCCACTGCAGGCAATCCCATTAAATGCAGAAATGACTGTTCCAACAGATGGGCCTACACACAATGGGGGGGTTGGTACTAAGTCTTCAAAGATTAGGAAACAACAGCCATCTTCGAAGAAGCCTAATCATGTTGCTACCAAGGCTTTGAGGCCGAAgcaaccaaaaaagaagaatccTGACTctgcaaaaagaaaatccaatcCTGTGTCTACTGCCAAACGTGAGAAGAAAAATGTAGATGTTGTCAGCGGTGAAGCTGCATTTGATTTTTCCCGGTTACCTGCTCCTGTTTGCTCTTGCACTGGCATCACACGGCAGTGCTACAGATGGGGTGCTGGTGGATGGCAATCATCCTGTTGTACTACAAGCATATCTGAATACCCTTTACCCATGAGTTCCTCAAGGCCTGGAGCACGCATGGCTGGGAGAAAAATGAGCAGTGGTGCATATTCAAAGCTTCTTCAGAAACTTGCTGCTGAAGGACATGACTTCTCTCACCCAATTGACCTGAAAACCCATTGGGCTAAACATGGTACAAATAAATTCGTTACTATCAAGTAG
- the LOC122082101 gene encoding geraniol 8-hydroxylase-like — protein MVRQLYFKADSPIDIGEQMFVTTFKIITSMLWGDALEGETGRFTTVEVSQVMDSAVMLFGEPNIFDLFPALAWLDIQGIGLRMKKKEVMTTGSRSTSSTVEWAMVELLKRPDMMMKAQGEMEEVVGLNNTAEESRLPKLHYLCRVVKEVRLHPPAPFLIPRCPCASCTIGGFMVPKGPKVIVNAWAIQRDPIAWINPLEFQPERFLRSVDDEYEFSGKDYRHIPFGSGRRVCVGIPMAERMIPYLVATILDSFKWQLPNGVELDMSDKFGLELKKATPLVVISSSKLSDFTLYN, from the exons ATGGTGAGACAACTCTATTTCAAGGCTGACTCACCAATTGACATTGGGGAGCAGATGTTCGTCACTACATTTAAAATCATAACCAGCATGTTGTGGGGTGACGCACTTGAAGGAGAGACGGGGCGGTTCACCACTGTCGAGGTTAGCCAGGTAATGGACAGTGCTGTGATGCTTTTTGGTGAGCCCAATATTTTTGATCTTTTTCCGGCATTGGCATGGCTTGATATCCAAGGTATCGGGCTGCGAATGAAAAAGAAG GAAGTGATGACAACAGGGAGTAGATCAACATCGAGCACAGTGGAGTGGGCAATGGTTGAACTATTGAAACGCCCAGATATGATGATGAAAGCTCAAGGAGAGATGGAAGAGGTAGTAGGGTTAAACAATACAGCGGAAGAGTCTCGTTTGCCTAAGTTGCATTACTTGTGTAGAGTGGTGAAGGAAGTCCGTCTGCACCCACCTGCTCCTTTCTTGATTCCTCGATGCCCTTGTGCATCTTGCACCATAGGTGGATTTATGGTTCCAAAGGGTCCCAAAGTTATAGTGAATGCATGGGCTATACAGAGGGATCCTATTGCTTGGATTAACCCCTTGGAGTTCCAACCAGAGAGGTTCTTGAGATCGGTTGatgatgaatatgaatttaGTGGCAAAGACTATCGACATATTCCATTTGGATCAGGAAGAAGGGTATGTGTAGGAATCCCAATGGCAGAGAGAATGATACCATACCTAGTGGCAACAATTTTGGATTCATTCAAGTGGCAATTGCCAAATGGTGTGGAGCTTGATATGTCTGACAAGTTTGGTTTGGAATTGAAGAAGGCAACACCCCTTGTCGTGATCTCGTCATCTAAATTATCGGACTTCACACTTTAtaattag
- the LOC122081149 gene encoding 50S ribosomal protein L7/L12-like, with product MSLISRFGKSFCNGFCRNPHFLVPLSSKSIKSNWVSRTFSLPATKEEEEEDEVEIDQRRLPADYDTSNFDPTEHRSPPTDRVFRLVDEVGGLTLIEVAELSSILMRKLGMKETPVVGVMKPGAAGLAGLTGMKATTAAKEEKKPEKTVFELKLESYEAAAKIKIIKEVRSFTDLGLKEAKDLVEKTPAVFKKGVSKEEGEQIIEKMKALGAKVVME from the coding sequence ATGAGCTTGATTTCAAGATTTGGGAAAAGTTTCTGTAATGGGTTCTGCAGAAACCCACATTTTCTTGTACCTTTGTCGTCGAAATCGATCAAATCGAACTGGGTTTCCCGGACATTTAGTCTTCCTGCCAcgaaagaggaggaggaggaagatgaggtAGAGATTGATCAGAGGAGACTTCCTGCAGATTATGACACATCAAATTTCGATCCAACAGAGCATCGGAGCCCTCCAACAGATCGGGTTTTCAGGTTGGTTGATGAAGTTGGAGGGTTGACATTGATTGAAGTGGCTGAACTGTCATCGATTCTGATGAGGAAATTGGGTATGAAGGAGACGCCAGTGGTTGGGGTCATGAAGCCAGGAGCTGCTGGGTTGGCCGGATTGACGGGGATGAAAGCAACGACGGCGgcgaaggaggagaagaagccaGAGAAGACTGTATTTGAGTTGAAGTTGGAGTCTTATGAGGCTGCGGCGAAGATAAAGATCATCAAGGAGGTCAGGAGTTTTACCGATTTGGGTCTTAAAGAAGCAAAGGATTTGGTGGAGAAGACGCCGGCGGTGTTCAAAAAAGGGGTGTCAAAGGAGGAAGGGGAGCAGATTATTGAGAAGATGAAGGCTCTTGGTGCTAAAGTTGTCATGGAGTGA
- the LOC122081197 gene encoding phosphoribulokinase, chloroplastic-like yields MSSLFAYFRIKNPSSCPKQGAESEPYKNTDHANLPSSNQFFFIAFQNYFSVLFLFLFSQISQLCLRNQRKGSKTHSCLFTEVANFNKPTSELLFSEASKRSSTAKMAVCTVYTTTTFNSTCSVSTPTKTHLGFHQRQVFFYSTSRRSNRRGSSNTSEITCAAEKTVVIGLAADSGCGKSTFMRRLTSVFGGAAEPPRGGNPDSNTLISDTTTVICLDDYHSLDRTGRKVKGVTALDPRANDFDLMYEQVKALKEGTAVDKPIYNHVSGLLDPPELIKPPKILVIEGLHPMYDSRVRDLLDFSIYLDISNEVKFAWKIQRDMEERGHSLESIKASIEARKPDFDAYIDPQKQYADAVIEVLPTQLIPGDNEGKVLRVRLIMKEGVKFFSPVYLFDEGSTISWIPCGRKLTCSYPGIKFFYGPDAYFGNEVSVLEMDGQFDRLDELIYVESHLSNISTRFYGEVTQQMLKHSDFPGSNNGTGLFQTIVGLKIRDLYEQIVASRAATPLQAAKA; encoded by the exons ATGTCCTCTCTCTTTGCATACTTCAGGATAAAAAACCCATCATCTTGTCCAAAACAAGGGGCAGAAAGTGAACCATATAAGAATACTGACCATGCCAACCTTCCATCATCAAATCAATTCTTTTTCATTGCCTTTCAGAACTACTTTTcagttctcttccttttcttgttctCCCAGATCTCCCAGCTGTGCCTTAGAAATCAAAGAAAGGGGAGCAAAACCCATTCATGTCTGTTCACAGAAGTAGCTAATTTCAACAAACCCACCTCAGAACTTCTCTTCTCTGAAGCTTCTAAGAGGTCATCCACAGCAAAAATGGCAGTTTGCACAGTCTACACAACTACTACTTTCAATTCAACCTGTTCAGTCTCCACACCAACAAAAACCCACTTGGGTTTTCACCAGAGACAGGTCTTCTTCTACAGTACTAGCAGGAGAAGCAACAGGAGAGGCAGCAGCAACACCTCTGAGATCACATGCGCAGCAGAGAAGACAGTGGTGATTGGTTTGGCAGCTGATTCTGGTTGTGGGAAGAGTACCTTCATGAGGAGATTGACAAGTGTGTTTGGTGGTGCAGCAGAGCCACCAAGGGGTGGAAATCCAGACTCAAACACCCTAATCAGTGATACCACTACTGTGATTTGTTTGGATGACTATCATTCACTTGATAGGACAGGTAGGAAAGTGAAGGGAGTCACTGCACTTGACCCAAGAGCCAACGATTTTGATCTCATGTATGAGCAGGTCAAGGCTCTCAAGGAAGGAACTGCTGTTGATAAGCCCATCTATAACCATGTCTCTGGTCTCTTAGACCCTCCTGAGCTTATTAAGCCTCCCAAGATCTTGGTCATTGAAGGATTACACCCAAT GTATGATTCTCGTgtaagagacctcttggacttcagtATTTACTTGGACATCAGCAATGAGGTGAAGTTTGCTTGGAAAATTCag AGGGACATGGAAGAGCGTGGACACAGTCTTGAAAGTATTAAGGCTAGTATCGAAGCCCGAAAACCAGACTTTGATGCCTACATTG ACCCACAGAAGCAATATGCAGATGCAGTGATCGAAGTCCTTCCAACCCAACTCATTCCTGGTGACAATGAAGGGAAGGTTTTGAGGGTTAGGTTGATAATGAAAGAAGGTGTCAAGTTCTTCAGTCCTGTTTACTTGTTTGATGAGGGTTCCACCATCTCATGGATCCCTTGTGGAAGGAAATTAACATGTTCATATCCTGGCATCAAATTCTTCTATGGTCCCGACGCTTACTTTGGCAATGAG GTGTCTGTGTTGGAGATGGATGGGCAATTTGACAGATTAGATGAGCTCATTTATGTGGAGAGTCATCTGAGCAACATCTCCACAAGGTTCTATGGTGAAGTTACACAGCAAATGTTGAAGCACTCTGACTTCCCTGGAAGTAACAATGGAACAGGTCTCTTCCAaaccatagttgggttgaagATAAGGGATCTCTATGAGCAGATCGTCGCTAGCAGAGCTGCGACTCCACTACAAGCAGCCAAAGCCTGA